The following are encoded in a window of Sutcliffiella horikoshii genomic DNA:
- a CDS encoding YnfA family protein, whose translation MVHAFALFIVAGIAEIGGGYLIWLWLREGKSAYLGLAGGIALALYGVLATFQSFPSFGRVYAAYGGVFIILSVLWGWGVDRKTPDFYDWVGAAICLIGVGVMLFAPRS comes from the coding sequence TTGGTTCATGCGTTTGCACTTTTTATCGTGGCTGGAATAGCGGAAATTGGTGGGGGATATTTGATATGGCTGTGGCTAAGAGAAGGGAAGTCTGCATACTTGGGATTAGCTGGTGGAATTGCCTTGGCGCTATATGGTGTCTTAGCCACGTTTCAAAGTTTCCCTTCTTTTGGTAGGGTATATGCTGCTTATGGGGGAGTGTTCATTATTCTTTCCGTACTGTGGGGATGGGGCGTCGATAGAAAGACACCAGATTTTTATGATTGGGTTGGAGCGGCGATTTGCTTGATTGGTGTGGGTGTCATGTTATTTGCACCTAGGAGTTGA
- a CDS encoding aminoglycoside phosphotransferase family protein, which produces MVNIMEQELPYMREANNIQQLTKGFSNDQKFVIDEKYLIRLFPIEDTNQRRREFETINKLYLLSDFVPEAIEFGEQETLGLAYMVLTYLPGKDGEEALRNLTEREQYLVGFQAGNELKKLHEYAAPKATEPWNIHKKRKSDRYIEELKLLEDLDTGVISKVINYIKSNEYLMEGRPNRFQHDDFHPCNLIVKGKEFNGFIDFQRMDWGDPIHDLQKLGFFGIKVSVPFSIGAIDGYNAGEKISEEFWKLFALYSAMHVVSSFVWGKKMGDEQYELLSRYAMDVMRVMMILGREFLVGIRI; this is translated from the coding sequence TTGGTTAATATTATGGAGCAAGAACTTCCATACATGAGAGAAGCGAATAATATACAACAGCTAACCAAAGGTTTTTCCAACGATCAGAAGTTTGTAATTGATGAAAAGTACCTTATCCGTCTTTTTCCGATTGAAGATACAAATCAAAGAAGGAGAGAATTTGAAACAATTAATAAGTTATACTTACTTTCGGATTTTGTGCCAGAAGCAATCGAATTTGGTGAACAGGAAACCTTAGGATTGGCTTATATGGTATTAACATATCTGCCAGGCAAGGATGGGGAAGAGGCGCTAAGGAATTTGACAGAGAGGGAGCAGTATCTTGTTGGGTTTCAGGCGGGGAATGAGCTGAAAAAATTACACGAGTATGCTGCTCCTAAAGCAACCGAACCATGGAACATACATAAGAAAAGAAAAAGTGACAGATACATAGAGGAATTAAAGTTACTAGAAGATTTAGACACTGGAGTTATAAGTAAAGTTATCAATTATATAAAATCTAATGAGTACTTGATGGAAGGCCGTCCTAACAGATTCCAGCATGATGATTTTCACCCATGCAACCTTATTGTAAAGGGGAAGGAATTCAATGGGTTTATTGATTTTCAGAGGATGGACTGGGGAGATCCCATACATGACTTACAAAAACTCGGCTTTTTCGGTATAAAAGTAAGTGTTCCTTTTTCCATTGGTGCCATTGATGGCTATAATGCTGGAGAAAAAATAAGTGAGGAATTTTGGAAGCTATTTGCTCTTTATAGTGCTATGCATGTAGTTTCATCATTCGTGTGGGGTAAGAAAATGGGAGACGAGCAGTATGAACTATTGTCCCGCTATGCGATGGATGTGATGAGGGTCATGATGATTTTAGGGAGAGAATTCCTCGTTGGTATAAGGATATGA
- a CDS encoding DUF6366 family protein: protein MGEKGCAERSRGKLRQKEWKKNPGGAFNDGLTRGMVGSLVDLVGAVSWKVTGAFIIILIVVLVVVTIF, encoded by the coding sequence GTGGGAGAAAAGGGATGTGCTGAGAGAAGTAGGGGGAAATTGAGACAAAAGGAGTGGAAAAAGAATCCTGGTGGAGCATTTAACGACGGTTTGACTCGGGGGATGGTCGGTAGCCTGGTTGACCTTGTAGGAGCTGTGAGTTGGAAGGTTACAGGAGCTTTCATTATTATTTTAATTGTTGTCCTCGTTGTAGTGACAATTTTTTAA
- a CDS encoding VOC family protein, translating into MKLGAFSISLTVKDIHKSKEFYECLGFEVLGGEISHNWLIMKNESCVIGLFQGMFEKNILTFNPGWNQNAESLDEFTDVRVLQKTLKEKGIKILTEANESTKGPASLTIEDPDGNPILIDQHR; encoded by the coding sequence ATGAAACTAGGTGCGTTTTCAATCAGTTTAACAGTAAAAGACATCCACAAATCAAAAGAATTCTATGAGTGTCTCGGTTTTGAAGTGTTGGGAGGGGAAATCAGCCATAATTGGTTGATTATGAAAAATGAAAGTTGTGTTATTGGGCTTTTCCAAGGGATGTTTGAGAAAAATATTTTAACATTTAATCCAGGATGGAATCAAAATGCAGAGAGCTTGGATGAATTTACAGATGTCAGAGTCCTTCAAAAGACCCTTAAAGAGAAAGGAATTAAGATCCTGACAGAAGCAAATGAATCAACTAAGGGACCGGCAAGCCTTACAATAGAAGATCCAGATGGGAACCCTATCTTAATTGATCAACATAGATAG
- a CDS encoding GNAT family N-acetyltransferase, producing MNFTYEEVPIDRLEMCKEICNELMVYQKSLAYITPERFDNMTYETRLIPSVEKAQHNYLVVVKNEDEVIGYVYSNISPKEVYSSEFATFFDMESVEKTHVGCLSQFYIKDKYRQYGIGSKLFSMSMDWLKTFNEVEDYFIFVSNGNEQALEFYKRKGFFVSHEILEGFIMVLRNRSSN from the coding sequence ATGAATTTTACATATGAAGAAGTACCTATTGATAGATTAGAAATGTGCAAAGAAATTTGTAATGAGTTAATGGTATACCAGAAATCATTGGCGTATATTACACCTGAACGTTTCGATAACATGACATATGAAACCAGATTAATTCCCTCTGTAGAAAAAGCTCAGCATAATTATTTGGTGGTAGTGAAAAATGAGGATGAAGTTATTGGCTATGTTTACTCAAACATTTCTCCAAAAGAGGTCTATTCGTCTGAATTTGCTACTTTTTTTGACATGGAGTCCGTTGAGAAAACGCACGTTGGATGCTTGTCTCAATTCTACATCAAGGATAAATATCGCCAATACGGAATTGGTTCAAAGCTGTTTTCCATGTCAATGGATTGGCTTAAAACTTTCAATGAAGTAGAAGATTATTTTATCTTTGTTTCAAATGGGAACGAGCAGGCACTGGAGTTTTATAAACGCAAAGGTTTTTTTGTAAGTCATGAGATTTTAGAGGGGTTTATAATGGTATTAAGAAACAGGAGTAGCAACTAA
- a CDS encoding VOC family protein → MDDIEEAKYFYGALLGFSELKRPDFDFPGAWYQVGNSQLHLIQNKEAETLRSENKIDSRDGHFAIRVDDYYQTVEFLKGKGIEIVQKPHSKSGFAQIFCMDPSNNLIEFNVDQKNLKEQE, encoded by the coding sequence GTGGATGACATTGAAGAGGCAAAATATTTTTACGGGGCACTTCTTGGTTTTTCTGAGTTAAAAAGACCAGACTTTGATTTTCCTGGTGCTTGGTATCAAGTAGGGAATTCTCAGCTTCATTTAATTCAAAATAAAGAAGCGGAAACCTTGAGAAGTGAAAATAAAATTGACAGTAGAGATGGTCATTTTGCCATCAGAGTAGATGATTATTATCAAACGGTGGAATTTTTAAAAGGTAAAGGTATTGAAATAGTGCAAAAACCTCATAGCAAAAGCGGTTTTGCACAAATCTTTTGTATGGATCCCTCCAATAATTTAATTGAATTTAATGTAGATCAGAAGAACTTGAAGGAACAGGAGTAG
- a CDS encoding nucleotidyltransferase domain-containing protein, which translates to MNVDHLHRLPATKAAKKIIERHFPECEGAILAGSVVRGQESATSDLDIVVFDKKLSASYRESFVELGWPIELFCHNLDSYQAFFKSDCERARPCLPRMISEGIVLKDKGILDGIKQEAETLLIAGPEKWDKATIKLKQYFLTDVLDDFIGTTNRSEGIFVAGKLAELAAEFVLRTNNRWIGSSKWVFRSLAEYDEEYAVAFTEAFDLFYTTNDKRRVIHIVENILDLHGGRVFEGFSLGKK; encoded by the coding sequence ATGAACGTAGATCATCTACATAGGTTACCTGCAACGAAAGCTGCAAAGAAAATCATTGAAAGACATTTTCCTGAGTGTGAAGGCGCCATACTTGCTGGCAGTGTGGTGCGAGGTCAGGAAAGCGCCACGTCAGACTTGGATATCGTGGTCTTTGATAAAAAGTTATCAGCTTCATACAGAGAATCCTTCGTCGAGCTAGGATGGCCGATTGAATTATTCTGTCATAACCTAGACTCCTATCAAGCCTTTTTCAAAAGCGATTGTGAAAGGGCACGTCCATGTTTGCCGAGAATGATTTCAGAGGGAATCGTTCTAAAGGACAAGGGGATTTTAGATGGGATAAAACAGGAGGCAGAAACGCTTTTAATTGCTGGTCCAGAAAAATGGGACAAGGCAACAATTAAGTTGAAACAATATTTTCTCACCGATGTGCTAGATGACTTTATTGGCACAACGAATCGATCCGAAGGAATATTTGTTGCGGGGAAACTGGCTGAACTTGCAGCAGAATTTGTTTTAAGAACTAACAATAGGTGGATCGGCTCTTCCAAATGGGTTTTTCGCTCTCTTGCAGAATATGATGAAGAATATGCAGTGGCCTTTACGGAAGCTTTTGACTTATTTTATACAACCAATGATAAGAGAAGAGTTATACATATTGTGGAGAATATTTTGGATCTGCATGGTGGTAGGGTATTTGAAGGTTTTTCGTTAGGTAAAAAGTAA
- a CDS encoding alpha/beta hydrolase — MINYGIYILFGGFKVRQLKRILIVMGILLSYILFVGIFFTNKVMYIRKKTNEEILEREKLLGHFKEDVYLKLPKRELTIPSPLGYNIYGEMFDVPGSTRYMIFSHGVTQNTLNSIKYMNIFLERGWNVVLYDHRRHGKSGGKTTSYGFYEKHDLKAIVDWVREHAGSEATIGIHGESMGAATLLMYAGGIEDGADFYIADCPFSDLEEQLTYRLKADFKIPKQLVMPIANTFLRIRDKYSIRDVSPINVIENIENPVLFIHSEPDDFIPIMMTQQLFEKKKGKKQLYVARNGMHAMSYTENREEYEKAIDEFLDEIGFGKTE, encoded by the coding sequence ATGATAAACTATGGGATATATATCCTTTTTGGAGGTTTTAAGGTGAGACAGCTAAAGCGCATTTTAATTGTTATGGGCATTTTACTTTCCTATATTCTGTTTGTAGGTATTTTCTTCACCAATAAAGTTATGTACATTCGTAAAAAGACAAACGAGGAAATCCTGGAACGGGAGAAATTGCTCGGCCACTTTAAGGAAGATGTTTATTTGAAGTTACCTAAACGAGAACTTACCATCCCTTCCCCACTTGGATACAATATTTATGGGGAAATGTTTGATGTACCGGGGTCCACCCGTTATATGATTTTCAGTCATGGTGTCACACAGAACACCCTTAATTCCATTAAATACATGAATATCTTCCTTGAACGAGGATGGAATGTCGTTTTATATGATCATCGCAGACATGGGAAATCCGGAGGAAAGACAACAAGCTATGGTTTTTATGAAAAGCATGATTTAAAAGCGATCGTAGACTGGGTTCGCGAACACGCTGGTAGTGAAGCAACTATTGGGATTCATGGGGAATCCATGGGTGCTGCGACGTTGCTGATGTATGCAGGTGGAATTGAAGATGGTGCTGACTTTTATATCGCTGATTGTCCGTTTTCAGATCTTGAGGAGCAACTAACCTATCGTTTAAAAGCAGATTTCAAAATTCCTAAACAGCTTGTCATGCCGATTGCTAATACTTTTTTACGCATAAGAGATAAGTACTCCATTCGAGATGTTTCACCAATTAATGTTATTGAAAACATCGAGAATCCAGTCTTATTTATCCATAGTGAACCGGACGACTTTATTCCAATAATGATGACTCAGCAACTTTTTGAAAAGAAAAAAGGAAAAAAACAGTTGTATGTCGCTAGAAACGGAATGCATGCGATGAGCTACACTGAAAATCGCGAGGAATATGAAAAGGCGATTGATGAGTTTTTGGATGAGATTGGTTTTGGCAAGACCGAGTAA
- a CDS encoding ferritin-like domain-containing protein, whose product MDEQIKELNAFLEGEFMGIHAYEHYIKNTQDEAIKKDLQTIQQNHKMHAIFVAERIQNLGGEAVDDVGLVGAFQERVQQVKGYPKDSRAIIEGAIHGEEFGSDMMAEFVKGDLDLESRNMVQSILKEHQQHIELLRKHLK is encoded by the coding sequence ATGGATGAGCAAATCAAGGAATTGAACGCCTTTTTGGAGGGCGAGTTCATGGGCATTCATGCATATGAACATTATATAAAAAACACACAGGATGAAGCGATTAAAAAAGATTTGCAAACAATCCAACAGAACCATAAGATGCATGCTATTTTTGTAGCAGAAAGAATTCAAAACCTTGGTGGCGAGGCTGTCGATGATGTTGGCCTGGTCGGGGCTTTTCAGGAGAGAGTTCAACAGGTAAAAGGCTACCCGAAGGATTCTCGTGCCATTATTGAAGGTGCTATCCATGGTGAGGAATTCGGGTCAGATATGATGGCAGAGTTTGTGAAGGGTGACCTGGACTTGGAGAGTAGAAATATGGTTCAGTCCATATTGAAGGAGCATCAGCAGCATATTGAATTATTGAGAAAACATTTGAAATAA
- a CDS encoding DUF4190 domain-containing protein gives MYEREVGTEQTNTKAIISLVFGIVSILLPLIGSIFAIIGLVCYFVAKKEIVLTGEKGHGISVAGLVCSVAGLIIHLLGLLAIVAFMNVGSFT, from the coding sequence ATGTACGAGCGGGAAGTAGGGACTGAACAAACAAATACTAAAGCTATCATATCTTTGGTGTTTGGTATTGTGTCGATTTTATTGCCTTTAATAGGAAGCATCTTTGCCATTATAGGGCTTGTGTGTTACTTTGTAGCTAAAAAAGAAATAGTTCTTACTGGGGAAAAAGGGCACGGAATTTCAGTAGCGGGTCTAGTGTGCAGTGTGGCCGGGTTGATTATTCACCTATTGGGTCTTTTGGCTATAGTAGCTTTCATGAATGTTGGATCTTTCACCTGA
- a CDS encoding alpha/beta hydrolase, translating to MLEYFNVTITPFQSERRVSVLLPKGYETSDKHYPVLYMHDGQNLFIDSEASFGVSWGIKDYLEQQSDLEIIVVGIDCNHEGFERFNEYAPWENKELGQRLFNDEKLTGGKGKEYIDYLTFELKPLIDEKYRTLPKETAMAGSSMGGLISTYAACKYPHIYKRIASLSSAYWINQHEIEAYIQESDLSEVERFYLDVGTKEDTSFINHQIYIDSSQKVYDLLVEKIENVRFDIVEEAVHNEAAWRKRLPVMFDFLYK from the coding sequence ATGCTTGAATATTTCAACGTAACAATCACCCCATTTCAATCAGAGCGACGAGTAAGCGTTCTCTTACCAAAAGGGTATGAAACCTCGGACAAGCATTATCCTGTTTTGTATATGCACGATGGACAAAACCTCTTTATCGATAGCGAAGCAAGCTTTGGGGTCAGCTGGGGGATTAAGGACTATTTAGAACAGCAGTCAGATCTTGAAATTATTGTGGTCGGCATTGATTGTAACCATGAAGGATTTGAGCGTTTTAACGAATATGCACCATGGGAAAATAAAGAGCTTGGACAAAGGCTTTTTAACGATGAAAAACTTACAGGCGGTAAAGGGAAAGAATATATTGATTATCTAACCTTTGAATTAAAACCTTTAATTGATGAGAAATACCGTACACTTCCGAAAGAAACTGCAATGGCCGGCAGTTCCATGGGCGGACTAATTTCTACTTATGCAGCATGTAAATATCCTCATATATACAAACGAATTGCATCCTTGTCTTCTGCCTATTGGATTAATCAACATGAAATAGAAGCATACATACAAGAAAGTGATTTAAGTGAAGTTGAACGATTTTATTTGGATGTCGGCACAAAGGAAGATACCTCCTTTATCAACCATCAAATTTATATAGATTCTAGTCAAAAAGTGTATGATTTATTAGTGGAGAAAATCGAGAATGTGCGCTTTGATATAGTGGAAGAGGCAGTGCATAACGAAGCTGCATGGCGCAAGAGGCTTCCAGTTATGTTTGATTTTTTATATAAATAA
- a CDS encoding nitroreductase family protein, whose amino-acid sequence MNNTTTKSAIETMKERHSVRKYTQYDMPQKDLQEILEATITAPSSWNLQHWKFLVIQSDSQKEKLLPIAYNQQQVVDSSVTIAVLGDLEANHNAERVYGEVVNKGFMTPEVKEILTNQIHGAYTNDQFARDEAVMNASLASMQLMLAAKDKGYDTVPMGGFDKVAFRKEFNIPERYVPIMLISVGKAAAEAHGTLRFPLDEVVTYETF is encoded by the coding sequence ATGAATAACACAACTACTAAATCAGCAATCGAAACAATGAAAGAACGTCATTCAGTACGTAAATATACACAATATGATATGCCGCAAAAAGACCTTCAAGAAATTTTAGAGGCAACCATTACTGCACCATCTTCATGGAACTTGCAGCATTGGAAGTTCCTTGTGATTCAATCAGATAGTCAGAAAGAAAAGCTTTTACCAATTGCCTATAACCAACAGCAAGTAGTGGATAGCTCTGTAACTATTGCAGTGTTAGGTGATCTTGAAGCAAACCATAATGCGGAAAGAGTGTATGGGGAAGTGGTGAACAAAGGATTCATGACTCCTGAGGTAAAAGAAATATTAACGAACCAAATCCACGGCGCATATACAAATGACCAATTTGCCCGTGATGAAGCGGTTATGAACGCTTCACTAGCATCCATGCAATTGATGCTTGCAGCCAAAGATAAAGGCTATGACACAGTGCCAATGGGCGGATTTGATAAAGTAGCATTCAGAAAAGAATTTAACATCCCTGAGCGTTATGTGCCTATTATGTTAATCTCTGTTGGTAAAGCGGCCGCTGAAGCACATGGAACATTGCGCTTCCCGCTCGATGAAGTTGTAACATATGAAACGTTTTAA
- a CDS encoding YqcI/YcgG family protein, with product MQQLDLEALYSLKNVPPWGRQVFSSFSKDMLSETRPFPCVFGVEGFKQGSLRFAFIESPTSENAMEDLAEALKLYLEEARELGKNTSFVAFFKPEEKKTFEQYEKQFWNILQRLHQLDEKDWPEEIPADPDHYLWEFSFHDEPIFVVCNTPVHEKRASRKATTFMITFQPRWVFDGISGDTHLGKLFQKTVRDRLEVYDRVSPHPSLNWYGKTETREWRQYFLMDDNNLETSKCPFHASLEKEKNNTSGVTYAFPSDFKEFRVERGVGGSLEKVTLELLPLNGTGYVEVQKDEPFKAHPNHTHPTNEVLHILKGSISMEVGGELITCQEGDRIYLPKETVHGSLSGIDGCLYVIAVLK from the coding sequence ATGCAGCAATTGGATCTGGAAGCACTTTATTCATTAAAAAATGTTCCTCCATGGGGGAGACAAGTTTTCTCTTCATTCTCAAAAGATATGTTATCTGAAACCCGGCCGTTTCCATGTGTATTTGGTGTAGAAGGGTTCAAGCAGGGCTCACTCCGGTTTGCTTTTATTGAAAGTCCAACAAGCGAAAATGCGATGGAGGACTTGGCAGAAGCATTAAAATTATATCTAGAAGAAGCGAGGGAACTCGGGAAGAATACATCGTTTGTTGCATTCTTTAAGCCGGAAGAGAAAAAAACCTTTGAACAGTATGAAAAACAATTTTGGAATATCCTTCAACGCCTCCATCAATTAGATGAAAAGGATTGGCCGGAAGAGATTCCTGCAGATCCAGATCATTATCTATGGGAATTCTCCTTTCATGATGAACCAATATTTGTTGTTTGCAACACTCCTGTACATGAAAAACGAGCAAGCAGGAAAGCGACAACGTTTATGATAACTTTCCAGCCGAGATGGGTGTTTGACGGCATAAGCGGTGACACCCACCTCGGAAAGCTGTTTCAAAAGACGGTCAGGGACCGCTTAGAAGTATATGACCGTGTTTCACCACATCCTTCGCTTAACTGGTATGGTAAAACTGAAACAAGAGAATGGAGGCAGTATTTCTTAATGGATGATAATAACTTAGAAACATCAAAATGCCCGTTTCACGCGTCGTTGGAGAAAGAGAAAAACAATACGTCAGGGGTCACTTATGCATTCCCATCAGATTTTAAAGAATTTCGCGTAGAAAGAGGGGTAGGAGGCAGCCTTGAAAAAGTAACCTTGGAGCTGTTACCACTCAACGGAACAGGATATGTGGAAGTACAGAAGGATGAACCGTTTAAAGCCCATCCCAATCATACGCACCCAACAAATGAAGTCCTACATATCCTTAAGGGGAGTATCTCTATGGAAGTAGGAGGAGAACTTATTACTTGTCAGGAAGGGGACAGGATTTACTTACCAAAAGAAACAGTACACGGATCATTATCAGGAATAGATGGGTGTTTATATGTCATTGCAGTATTAAAATAA
- a CDS encoding LysE family transporter yields the protein MEIIWTILHFMVLGISLAAPVGPINLEMIKRGISSGFFASWLVGLGGMTADIIFLLIILIGLAPYLQIEWVELCMYGIGGGLLLYLGITTIYGSFPKRKILELGQPIQRNSFLVGFSIAAFNPINFVFWFGIFGSSIQSLSEKSWIIALVGCLSLLLGIFLWNLNIAFTVHFARAFIKEKILKAVNLAAGIFLTVSAFPFLSKFLNLIL from the coding sequence ATGGAAATAATATGGACCATCCTGCACTTTATGGTACTTGGTATTAGCTTGGCTGCTCCGGTTGGGCCAATAAATTTAGAGATGATCAAACGTGGAATTTCATCAGGTTTTTTTGCTTCCTGGCTAGTGGGATTAGGTGGTATGACTGCTGATATTATATTTTTATTGATTATCTTAATTGGCTTGGCACCTTATCTCCAAATCGAATGGGTGGAATTATGTATGTATGGAATTGGCGGCGGGTTATTGCTATACCTCGGTATCACCACTATCTATGGGTCATTCCCCAAAAGGAAGATTCTAGAACTTGGACAACCTATTCAGAGGAATTCATTCCTTGTCGGCTTTAGTATCGCTGCGTTTAATCCCATTAATTTTGTTTTCTGGTTTGGAATTTTCGGTTCTTCCATTCAATCTCTTTCTGAAAAAAGCTGGATCATTGCTTTGGTCGGTTGCCTCTCCTTGTTACTTGGAATCTTCCTTTGGAACTTAAATATTGCCTTTACGGTACACTTTGCACGTGCTTTTATCAAAGAAAAAATTCTTAAAGCAGTTAATCTTGCGGCAGGGATATTTTTAACCGTTTCCGCTTTTCCATTTTTGTCAAAGTTTCTGAACCTGATTTTATAA
- a CDS encoding DinB family protein, whose protein sequence is MTTLGDKTFILEPTEGYTPEVGRLLAMMEYARGTTIYATQNLSVEELDYRINGQGNSIGSLLLHIACVEEVYQILTFEERDPTEQEMKKLRAGLTLGDSAFKESEGNAASFYLEKLSKVREMTKFQLKQKEDNWLDEEFPFGPEHLANNYFRWFHVFEDELNHRGQIKLILSYMKRHKDSK, encoded by the coding sequence TTGACGACTTTAGGGGATAAAACGTTTATATTGGAACCCACTGAAGGTTATACACCTGAGGTTGGTCGGCTTTTAGCCATGATGGAGTATGCTAGAGGGACTACGATATATGCCACTCAGAACTTGTCTGTGGAAGAATTAGACTACAGGATTAATGGACAAGGAAATTCTATAGGTAGTTTATTATTACATATCGCATGTGTAGAAGAAGTTTATCAAATACTTACCTTTGAAGAAAGAGACCCTACAGAGCAAGAGATGAAGAAGCTTAGGGCTGGCTTGACTTTGGGTGATAGTGCTTTTAAAGAATCCGAAGGTAATGCTGCATCATTCTATCTAGAAAAACTGAGTAAAGTCCGAGAGATGACAAAATTCCAATTAAAGCAAAAAGAAGATAATTGGTTGGATGAAGAGTTCCCGTTTGGACCTGAGCACCTGGCTAACAATTACTTTCGTTGGTTCCATGTCTTTGAGGATGAATTGAATCACCGAGGGCAAATCAAGTTAATACTTAGTTATATGAAACGTCATAAAGATTCAAAATAA
- a CDS encoding GNAT family N-acetyltransferase yields MKIKIDDVTHPAVITFVEDHMRNLNLLSPPESNHYLDLDALRKPDVTFWSVWDGEEVVGCGAIKELDSKSGEVKSMRTSSSHLRKGIGALILQSIIQACKERGYQELYLETGSMEAFFPAQKLYKSFGFDYCEPFADYEEDPNCVFMKMKL; encoded by the coding sequence ATGAAAATCAAGATTGATGATGTTACACATCCAGCCGTCATAACGTTTGTAGAGGATCACATGAGAAATTTAAATCTGCTTTCTCCGCCAGAAAGCAACCATTATTTAGACCTTGATGCTTTGCGAAAACCGGATGTTACTTTTTGGAGTGTGTGGGATGGGGAAGAGGTTGTTGGTTGTGGGGCGATTAAGGAGTTGGATTCTAAGAGTGGTGAGGTGAAATCCATGAGGACCTCATCTTCTCATTTAAGAAAAGGTATAGGGGCCTTGATCCTTCAATCCATTATTCAAGCGTGTAAAGAACGTGGCTATCAGGAACTGTATCTTGAAACGGGTTCAATGGAAGCATTTTTTCCTGCGCAGAAACTATATAAAAGTTTTGGATTTGATTATTGTGAGCCGTTTGCTGATTACGAAGAAGATCCTAATTGTGTTTTTATGAAAATGAAATTATAA
- a CDS encoding zinc ribbon domain-containing protein YjdM: protein MSALPNCPKCNSEYTYEDGNLLVCPECAYEWTPGTEKVEEEKVYKDSNGNILIDGDTVTVIKDLKVKGSSSVVKQGTKVKNIRLVDGDHDIDCKIDGFGAMQLKTEFVKKV from the coding sequence ATGTCTGCACTACCAAACTGTCCAAAATGTAATTCTGAATATACATATGAAGATGGAAACCTACTTGTCTGTCCGGAATGTGCTTACGAATGGACGCCAGGTACTGAGAAAGTAGAAGAAGAGAAAGTGTACAAAGATTCAAATGGTAATATCCTTATTGATGGGGATACGGTGACAGTGATAAAGGACTTAAAAGTAAAAGGTAGTTCTTCCGTTGTGAAACAGGGAACAAAGGTGAAAAATATTCGTCTGGTTGATGGGGATCATGACATTGATTGTAAAATCGATGGATTTGGTGCTATGCAGCTAAAGACGGAGTTTGTTAAAAAAGTGTAA
- a CDS encoding alpha/beta hydrolase, producing MKQKETTTKLAIILPGAGYTSQGPLLHFSSGHYFKQEHDVLQVNYRFSEAELNPFDTDGFSANVLHTLEETLKETAYDQCFIVAKSIGTIALANLLKHPTFHNASAIWLTPLLHRDDVYQAMLQYENNSFCIIGDKDFCYREERFANLKSNPSLKTLLIPNGDHSLENKEDVLGSIDMLKNVIDGVIQFSN from the coding sequence ATGAAACAAAAAGAAACCACTACTAAACTTGCCATCATTCTTCCTGGAGCCGGCTATACGTCTCAAGGTCCTTTGTTGCATTTTTCTTCAGGACATTATTTCAAACAGGAACATGATGTCCTTCAGGTCAATTACCGATTTAGCGAAGCAGAACTTAACCCTTTTGATACAGATGGGTTTTCTGCTAATGTTTTACATACCTTGGAAGAAACCCTGAAAGAAACAGCTTATGACCAATGTTTTATTGTTGCAAAATCAATAGGGACCATTGCATTGGCAAATCTATTAAAACACCCAACCTTCCATAATGCTTCTGCAATTTGGCTGACTCCACTGCTGCACCGGGATGATGTGTATCAGGCTATGTTACAATATGAAAATAACTCTTTCTGTATTATTGGAGATAAGGATTTTTGCTATCGTGAAGAACGATTTGCAAACCTAAAATCTAATCCATCTTTAAAAACATTACTTATTCCAAATGGTGATCATAGTCTTGAAAATAAAGAGGATGTGCTAGGTTCTATTGATATGCTTAAGAATGTTATAGACGGCGTTATCCAATTTTCAAACTAA